The bacterium nucleotide sequence TTTTTGCCAAAATAACCGTTCCAGGCGGCCTGACCGGGGTCATTGATCTCCGGATCCTCATTTTCGTCGGTCCAGCCGGGGTCATCGGGGTCATCCATCTTGTCGGGCCAAAAGTTCGGCCAGGTGCGGGGATCGCTGCTGATGGCGGGGGAGCGCCCCTTGTTGATGGCGGGATCGGCCTGGAAATAGCCGGGTCGCGGTTCGAAGCGCATCACCTTGTTGCGGGTCGGGCTGGTGGCCTGGCGTTCGCGGTAGCCGGTCTCCATGATATACTGGTCCCTTCCCTTGCGGTCCTTGATCTTGGCGAGGACAAAGGGGGTGGTGCCGTCGGTGTAGTTCATGCCGCTGCCTTTGGGCACCTCCACCGAATGAAAGACGCTGAGATCGACGCCGCCCGGGTCATCGGGGTAGCCGCCGACCATGCCATAGTTGTAGAACATGGTGCGGATGTTGGCGGCGTCGTGATAGCCGATGCGCTCGGCATCGATGCTGCCGCGCTGCTCGGGAGGGACGACCGGCTTGAGTTGCTGGGCCAGGGCGCTCGCGGCGATCATCGCGGCGGTTGTCACTATTTTCCAACGCATAGGGTCGTTCTCCAAGCTCACAGCGAGCCAAAAGTGAAGCCGACTTCAAGCCGGCGCGGCGGATAGTAGCGGCCGGGGTTGGCGAGGGTCGCCCGCTGGCCGATGGGATTGAGGGAGTAATCGGGGCTGCCGGTGTCATCAAAGACGAAGCCGTTGACGAAACGGGTGTCGAGGAGGTTGATGACGCGGGCGAAGAGGCTGGCGCGCAGGCCGGCGAACTGGAGATATTTTTCAGCGCGCAGGTCGACGCGTATGCCCGCCGGCTTGCGGCCCGAATTGGTTTCCAGACCGCCGCCAAATCCGGCGCGCAGGGCCGGCGTATAGGGCTGACCGCTGCCGTAGCGCACGATCGTGCTGATGGCGAATTGGCCGGGCGACTCGACGGTGACCGTCGCATTGAGGGTGTTGCGCTGATCCCAGCTGAGGGGGACCTGGCGGGGCCGGGGATCCTCACCGGCCGAGGCACGGGTCGCGGTCTCGCGGGGATCGCTGGAGTTGCCCTGGGCCCGCTGCCAGGTATAGTCGATCATGGTGCTGATCATGCCGATGCGGCGCTGATCAAGGGCGATGGTATAGCCGAGCACATTGCCGAAATCGATGTTGGTCAGACGCGCATATTCGGCTGCGGTGTAGGTCGAGACGAACTCGACGCCGAGCAGATCGCGGATGTCCTTGTAAAAAATGCTGACATCGATTCCAAGAAGGCTGCCGATGGCCTGTTTGTAGCCAAACTCGTATTGTACAGTGCGTTCCGGCTTGATATCGGGATTGCCGAGCACGCCGTAGCTGATGCCGCCCGCCTGCAGATCCTTGAGGATGGTGTAATCCGAGTTGGAAAAGATCTGCCCGAGGGCCGGCATCTGATAGAAATGACCGTAGGCGAAGAAGAGCGAGGCGCTGGTAGTGATGGGATAGGAGACGCCCAGGCGCGGCGAGATCGAGGTCTTGGCCCGGGTATCTTTGGCCACCGAAGCCGGGGCGCCGGCGATGCTGTTGGCCGGATTGGCGAGATCGCTGGGCAGGGTCGAACGGGCGTCAAAATATTCGAGGCGGGCGCCGGCGCGGACCACCAGGTCGCGCCATTCGATCTGATCCTGGCCATAGGCCACCAGGGCCACCGGATGATAGACCGAGATGTCGGGATAATCGGGCGGTTCGTTGATGTGGCGCACCAGGATCGTGCCACCGGTATTGACCAGGTAGCCGGGGGAACCGAACTTGAGCTCCGATTTCTGCAGCTCGATGCCGAATTTGAGCTGGTGGCTGCGGCTGACCTGGCTGGTCAGCGCACTCTTGAGCAGCAGGGTATTGGTCTGCTGCTTGAAGCGCCCGAGCTCGACGCCCTGGATGCTCGCGCCATCCTCATAGTTACTGTCGCCCATGGAGGGACCGGCCGAATCGTACCGGGCATCATAGAAGTCTTCGTACTTGTAGTCGGAGTAATTAAAATAGTTCTGGCGCAGGCTGATATTGTAAAAGGTGCTGGGCGAAAGCGTGTGATTGACGTCCAGGCCGTGGACAATCGAAAAAGTTTTCTGCTCGGCGCGGCCATCGGGATTGAAGCGCATGGCATAGTTGAACCGTTTGCCGGCGATAGCGTTGGTGATCGCCTGATACTCAAAGGTGATGTTTTTCAGGGAGCGGTTGGTCAGCTTTCCCAAACCCGACCATTCACGCGAAGTCTCGAGGGGGAATTCCTTGCCATCACCCGTGGGCGTGTAGATCTTGTTCTCAAAATTGGCGCGGTCGGTGGGCAGAAAGAGACGTTTGCCGAAAACATAGCCATCGTTGGCATAGCGGCGCCCGCTGAAGATGAAATAGGTTTTCGGAAAAAAGGGCACCGGTCCGCTTAGACTGGCCTGGTAGTTCTGGATTGCGAGGGGGCGGAATTTGTCCGGCGCGTTGCGCCGGTCGCCGCTGGTGTAGATATAGTCGCTGGTATAGGCCTCGCCGCTGACGGCGAAGTGGTCGGAGCCGCTCTTGAGGACGACGTTGACCACCCCACTCATCGCTTGGCCGTACTCCGCATCGAAGGTACCGCTGATGACCTGGACTTCCTGGAGCAGAGAACGATCGATGCGCAGCGTGGAACTGTTGTCATAACTGTTGTTGACGCTGACCCCGTTGATCTGGTATTGCACTTCGCCGCTGCGGCCGCCGCGGAAATGGCCGTCAACGACGCCGGCCTGGAGATCGACAACCTCCTGCAAATCCTGCACCGGCATGATGGCGATGGCGTCGCTGGTCACAGTAGCCACCGAACTGGTCAGATTGGTTTCCACAATCGGCCGCTGGGCG carries:
- a CDS encoding TonB-dependent receptor, with product MRGFFDRTPRPRPAGAVWRALFVMSMVLLAATAAMPGTTGKLAGRITDKNKEPLPGANIVLAGTQLGTVSDLDGYYAILNIPPGRYQVRYAFIGYKTTTINQIQITVDHTTTQDVQLEQSVIEGETVQVIAQRPIVETNLTSSVATVTSDAIAIMPVQDLQEVVDLQAGVVDGHFRGGRSGEVQYQINGVSVNNSYDNSSTLRIDRSLLQEVQVISGTFDAEYGQAMSGVVNVVLKSGSDHFAVSGEAYTSDYIYTSGDRRNAPDKFRPLAIQNYQASLSGPVPFFPKTYFIFSGRRYANDGYVFGKRLFLPTDRANFENKIYTPTGDGKEFPLETSREWSGLGKLTNRSLKNITFEYQAITNAIAGKRFNYAMRFNPDGRAEQKTFSIVHGLDVNHTLSPSTFYNISLRQNYFNYSDYKYEDFYDARYDSAGPSMGDSNYEDGASIQGVELGRFKQQTNTLLLKSALTSQVSRSHQLKFGIELQKSELKFGSPGYLVNTGGTILVRHINEPPDYPDISVYHPVALVAYGQDQIEWRDLVVRAGARLEYFDARSTLPSDLANPANSIAGAPASVAKDTRAKTSISPRLGVSYPITTSASLFFAYGHFYQMPALGQIFSNSDYTILKDLQAGGISYGVLGNPDIKPERTVQYEFGYKQAIGSLLGIDVSIFYKDIRDLLGVEFVSTYTAAEYARLTNIDFGNVLGYTIALDQRRIGMISTMIDYTWQRAQGNSSDPRETATRASAGEDPRPRQVPLSWDQRNTLNATVTVESPGQFAISTIVRYGSGQPYTPALRAGFGGGLETNSGRKPAGIRVDLRAEKYLQFAGLRASLFARVINLLDTRFVNGFVFDDTGSPDYSLNPIGQRATLANPGRYYPPRRLEVGFTFGSL